The sequence ATTAAGGTCTGGAGACTGGCTAGGCCACTTCATGACCttaatcaaagtccttttaggcaagtccctccactcggcggccatattgcaacgctttttgggcacttattggGCATCTATTTCCGCAGAAATCtgcatgcgcaaggcttcacgacaccaatcttgctccagcggcgagatcacaacacatgattggcacgatgtcttcacaacacaccacattattggctcaatgtattcacaacacagcatatgattggctcaatgtattcacatgtcaacgttttgccgcaaAAGGGCTGGGATATGTgaagacaactgccatattggcattacaaattaacctcatgcatttctatggaggattttttgagtctcctcattagaaagtatcTGCCTTAATGTGCTTCTTCTTGAGACACTCTTTTGTTGCCTTGGCTGTATGTATTGGGTCATTGTGGTGCTGGAAGACCCATCCACGACCCATTTTTAGTGACCTGGCTGAGAGTAGTACTGCCACGATTAGTCAACGTAATCGACCATGAACTgattttgtcttgttgttaATAGTAGTTAATTATTAATAGCAATAATAATTCATATAATTATGTTGCATATACCATTTATTCAAAATTCAGCTGATATGGACAAATAATATGTTATGTATTCTATATATGGACAAAGTACATAATTGAAGACAATTTTATGTCTTGTTATATTGGAAGGTAAATATACAGTAGGACAATAAAACGTCAATTTGTTGACAATACATTATGTAAGCTCTTATATAAATGTGGCCAACTTCGCTTTGTCATTCATAACCTCTGTTgtccaaagtaggcctaggctatactaATTTCAAAACAGGATATTCAAACCAGGACATGGTTCATCAAACAACAATCATGTATTATTTCTAAGATAACGTGCTTTGTGTTTACAACTTTGTCCACATAGTACTTTTTGAATCCTTGGAAGTTGAAGGCCATAAATTAATGGGTTTAATAGTGGGGGAAGAATCAGAAATTGTATAGTCAATGCATTACGCACACCAATTGGAAGATTTACTGAACCATCCCAGCTGTAAAATACATCAAACAATGCAGTCATGATATATATGACCATAACTACAATATGAGGCACACAAGTTTTACTGAACTTAGCTTCACTGGATGATATACAAACTTTGACAATATGAGCATAAGAAATCAAAGTTAAAACAAACTGTATAAGATATACTGAAATAACCACCATACTCCATACATGGTTGGCTGTTGCTCGATAACACCCCAACATTAACATTGAAGCATGTCACAGAATAGTTTATAGATGTGTGATCCGCAAAAGGGTATTCTAGAAGTAAGAATAATAGCTATTGCTGCTGACAAGAGAGGATAAGACCAGGCTAATACAAGCAACTTCAACAAAGCACGTGGAGTTACAATGTTGTGGTATTGCAGATGGTATTCACCTGTTAACGTTTGCCGCAAAAGGGCTGGGATATGTGAAGACAACTGGTGTTACAAAtgaaccccatgcatttctatggaggattttttgagtctcttcattagaaagtctctgccttAATGTGCTTCTTCTTGAGACACTCTTTTGTTCccttggctgtatgttttgggtcATTGTGGCGCTGGAAGACCCATCCACGACCCATTTTTAGTGACCTGGCTGAGAGAAGTACTGCCACGATTAGTCAACGTAATCGACCATGAACTGAATTTGTCTTGTTAATAGTAGTTAATAATTGTTAATTATTAATAGTAATAATTCATATAATTATTTTGCCTAGTACCATTTATTCACAAAATTCAGATGATATGGACaaataatatattatgtattcaATATGGACAAAGTTCATAATTGAAGACAATTTTATGTCTTGTTATTGGAAGGTAAATATAAGACAATACAACATCAATTTGTTGACAATACATTATGTAAGCTCTTATATAAATGTGGCCAACTTCACTTTGTCTCTGCTTTAATACATTTCATAACCTCTCTTGTCCaaagtaggctatattaatTCCACATTGTGAGTATAAACTGATATCAAATCATGGTAAATATAGTAACTAATAGTGATGGTAGATAAATAGTAGAAGAAAATTAAAAGCAATGGTAAATACGTAATAGtgaaaaaatatgtatttaaagTCACATTGTGTCCACACAACTAATAAAGGctttcttatatttaatttaagaaCAGGATATTCAAACCAGGACATGGTTCATCAAACAACAATCATGTATTATTTCTAAGAtaatgtgctttgtgtttacaACAACTTTGTCCACATAGTACTTTTCGAATCCTTGGAAGTTGAAGGCCATAAATTAATGGGTTTAATAGTGGGGGAAGAATCAGAAATTGTATAGCGAATGCATTACGCACACCAATTGGAAGATCTACTGAACCACCCCAGCTGTAAAATACATCAAACAATACAGTCATGATATATGTGACCATAACTACAATATGAGGCACACAAGTTTTACTGAACTTTGTTCTAGCTTCACTGGATGACATACAAACCTTGACAATATGAGCATAAGAAATCAAAGTTAAAACAAACTGTATAAGATATACTGAAATAATCACCATACTCCATACATGGTTGGCTATTGCTCGATAACACCCCAATATTACCATTGAAGCATTGTCACAGAATAGTTTATAGATGTGTGATCCACAAAAGGGTATTCTAGAAGTAAGGATAATAGCTATTGCTGCTGACAAGAGAGGATAAGACCAGGCTAATATAAGCAACTTCAACACAGCACGTGGAGTCACAATGTTGTGGTATTGCAGTGGTCTGCAAATTGCCACATAGCGGTCATAACACATCACTGTTAAAACTGATGTTTCACACATAACAGAGCTGTAAATCACATACGTTTGAATCATGCACCAACTGTGGCTTATCATGTGAATATCAGATTGCAAGTCCAGCAAAAATTTAGGGTAAAAACCAACAGTCCCATAGAGACTATTTGCACACAGATTACAGATGAAAATGTACATGGGCTCATGGAGGCTTCTATGCACTGTCACAATAAAGATCAAAGTTAAGTTGACTATAACAATGAGGATGTAAAGGACAAACACCAACAAGAAGTACAGAGGCTTGTAAACTCCTAAGTCCTGCAGCCCAGaaagataaaataatttaaaagtagATAAGTTCCCCATTACTTCAGGCTTGTTTTACATGTAGCATCCACATACAATAAGTAGCATTTTATATTGTAAGAcatggaaaagtgtttttgaTCAGTTATATTCACATGTTTGAAGCTGAATCTGAGAGTTGCAGTTCAGTGCCTACCTTTTGTTTGACGGTGAACACACAGACCATAGTTAATTTATACCTTAACCTCTACCTTAGGGACCTACCATATTTGGGTTTCCCCTGATGAACACAGTGAAACACCACTGAAAGTAcatatcatgattatagtaaCCTAAATGATCCCGGTTATCGGCATTATTGCAATACGATTAAAATGTGCTGGATTTTTCTCTAAACCTACCACcaatgttggacagaactcaAAATTCCCCTGTCCTCCATGCACAgtaacaaaactaaaggtcaacagaacagcATCCATATGCCATAGTGCCATAAAAgaggtgtggctcctttaagacaatCATTTGGTGTGAGTTATGGAGCTATCCAACTTGATCTTACTGTAGCCTAAATCATCTGATTTGAATATTTatagatatctaggctatatttaacatttattttctatttgccctgttatgaaatcatgcattgaccaatttaagcacagctcagttttaaaaAACTTAAATGCATGGCatcagggattaaagtgaaaaaaaattgtttgactgaacttttttcaggccataattcatacgttgttcatatctacctataaAGATTGCACCCCTTTTGCTgtcgcgacctattggtttttaatgtacaaaaagcaaagtaaacagcaaagtaaagggagtattcgccttattcacacggcgACCATTGTTTAAACAAAAAACGAGGCTGcagggtacacttactatacaattaatgccacctacaggtgaatgcattgaacataacaatcctatggtttgtgtaccctgtagcctcgttttagccgccaatggccgccatgtgaataaggcgaattgagagtgttcttgattgagattgagttttcctgatgaataaaacaatatttcagtaccatccctgaccattgctgactagccattgctgttcttttctactgcagcaatattgtagaaaggctttaacttacactcttatttaattacttcaggccaaaagtgtttaaaggggagatttttttttcttgttaatatgcctataaaatcaagtttgcaagacttcccatttcctcatcaaagtaatgAATCAGAACATTtgagatattgttcatatttccatttgttgcctcatccgcatttaatgaaaacatgttaattttgagttttacagacaactcagtattccaatgagcagcaatactgtgtgtactgtgctcatgcaggaagtctgcgcatttgataacaacaatctggagagggcgcttttgtcttcagcaacagattgtataaggttgacaagaggttgcgatatggtgagggacaggtcgtgctgcgctatgaaagaacatgcatagcctactttctgagcgcaaaaacggtcagccatagataaacgtagcctacctctgtcgtggtggctagttgcaccaggtagggaagatgtcctgaagtgcacgaACATTAACCTTGGTggtcttctgattggtggcgtgctaaaaacgttttcctattgcatccataaacaattttcttgcagcaaACCGCCTAAAAGCAAACCTCTGgcactttaatttctttacaacGTGGCTTGCtagttctcccccgtttccaacagccgcccatctccatttattttttaatttataacacctgtgccttcctttagcaacaacgcatccatgacagctaa is a genomic window of Alosa sapidissima isolate fAloSap1 chromosome 15, fAloSap1.pri, whole genome shotgun sequence containing:
- the LOC121684616 gene encoding olfactory receptor 6N1-like, translating into MGNLSTFKLFYLSGLQDLGVYKPLYFLLVFVLYILIVIVNLTLIFIVTVHRSLHEPMYIFICNLCANSLYGTVGFYPKFLLDLQSDIHMISHSWCMIQTYVIYSSVMCETSVLTVMCYDRYVAICRPLQYHNIVTPRAVLKLLILAWSYPLLSAAIAIILTSRIPFCGSHIYKLFCDNASMVILGCYRAIANHVWSMVIISVYLIQFVLTLISYAHIVKVCMSSSEARTKFSKTCVPHIVVMVTYIMTVLFDVFYSWGGSVDLPIGVRNAFAIQFLILPPLLNPLIYGLQLPRIRKVLCGQSCCKHKAHYLRNNT